Proteins encoded together in one Polaribacter reichenbachii window:
- a CDS encoding DUF3037 domain-containing protein, producing the protein MQDKVTFEYAIIRIVPKVEREEFFNIGVILFSKRKKFLDIKYHINPNKLKALAPDLEIDFINDYLNAWKLICDGKHAGGKIAEFEISDRFRWLAACRSTIIQSSKTHPGICNDPEKELNAIFEEFVL; encoded by the coding sequence ATGCAAGATAAAGTTACTTTTGAATATGCCATTATTAGAATTGTACCCAAAGTTGAGCGTGAAGAATTCTTTAATATAGGCGTGATTCTTTTCTCGAAAAGAAAGAAATTTTTAGATATTAAATATCATATTAATCCTAATAAATTAAAGGCTTTAGCTCCAGATTTAGAAATTGATTTTATTAATGATTACCTAAATGCTTGGAAATTAATTTGCGATGGAAAACATGCAGGAGGAAAAATTGCCGAATTTGAAATTTCTGATCGTTTTAGATGGCTTGCAGCTTGTAGAAGTACTATTATTCAGAGTTCTAAAACACATCCTGGAATATGTAATGATCCTGAAAAAGAGTTAAACGCAATTTTTGAAGAGTTTGTTTTGTAA
- a CDS encoding HipA family kinase, protein MKTIDIRTVNVVQYLQPLREGGSLPAIVKADDDFLYVLKFRGAGQGKKALISEFIGGELARAIGLNVPELVFMNLDDSFSKTEPDEEIQDLLKFSVGLNLGLHFLSSAITYDPLVSVADEFTASKVVILDSLISNIDRTAKNTNLLNWNNELWIIDNGASFYFHHNWETWENHLTRTFPLIKDHVLLPKANRLQEASKEIQQLINNDVIAEIIANIPEDWLINEGETLTTDEMRTAYKQFLCAKLTMIDKLVKEAEDAR, encoded by the coding sequence ATGAAAACAATTGATATTAGAACTGTAAATGTTGTGCAGTATTTACAACCTTTACGTGAAGGCGGATCTTTACCTGCTATTGTAAAAGCAGATGACGATTTCTTATACGTTCTAAAATTTAGAGGTGCAGGTCAAGGAAAAAAAGCATTAATTTCTGAATTTATTGGTGGTGAATTGGCGAGAGCAATAGGTTTAAATGTACCTGAGCTAGTTTTTATGAATTTAGATGATTCTTTTAGCAAAACTGAACCTGATGAAGAAATTCAAGATTTACTAAAATTTAGTGTTGGCCTTAATTTAGGTTTACATTTTTTATCCAGCGCAATTACTTACGATCCTTTGGTTTCTGTTGCTGATGAATTTACAGCTTCTAAAGTTGTAATTTTAGATAGTTTAATTAGCAATATTGATAGAACTGCAAAAAATACCAATCTATTAAACTGGAATAATGAACTTTGGATTATAGATAATGGAGCGAGTTTTTATTTTCATCATAATTGGGAAACTTGGGAAAACCATTTAACCAGAACTTTTCCTTTGATTAAAGACCACGTTCTGTTACCAAAAGCCAATCGATTACAAGAAGCTTCTAAAGAAATTCAGCAATTGATTAATAATGATGTAATTGCAGAAATTATTGCTAATATTCCTGAAGATTGGTTAATTAACGAAGGTGAAACTTTAACCACTGATGAAATGAGAACTGCTTACAAACAGTTTTTATGTGCAAAACTTACAATGATTGATAAATTGGTAAAAGAAGCTGAAGATGCAAGATAA
- a CDS encoding helix-turn-helix domain-containing protein, with the protein MLNSLEFTTRIKKIMDYHQLSASLFADKIGVQRSSISHILSGRNKPSLDFILKITTEFNDVDIDWLLKGEGSFPKKTAKKEVTSTPTLFSNPSTNDEKKIQRIVVFYSDGTFDEYRK; encoded by the coding sequence ATGCTAAACAGTTTAGAATTTACAACTCGAATTAAAAAAATAATGGATTACCATCAATTATCAGCGTCTTTATTTGCTGATAAAATAGGTGTACAACGTTCTAGTATTTCTCATATTTTATCTGGTAGAAACAAACCGAGTTTAGATTTTATCTTAAAAATTACAACCGAATTTAACGATGTTGATATAGATTGGTTGTTAAAAGGCGAAGGTTCTTTTCCTAAAAAAACAGCAAAAAAAGAGGTTACTTCTACTCCAACTTTATTTTCAAATCCATCTACAAACGATGAAAAAAAGATTCAAAGAATTGTTGTTTTTTATTCTGATGGAACATTTGATGAATATCGAAAATAA
- a CDS encoding M14 family metallopeptidase, with the protein MNILSPEILKSIFKAQKETELFGKWITFKDIEKLLKKHLAVFKIHELGFSEQERPIYTLQIGTGKKKILLWSQMHGNESTGTKALFDLFNYFSTTSDEILETILKECTLLFIPMLNPDGAQAYTRINANEIDLNRDAVDRIAKESKLLRNTLEQFNPQFCFNLHDQRTIFGVEGTKNPATISFLAPSEEETRAITEGRKETMNVIVAMNLMLQQMIPNFVGRYTDEFYPTATGDNFQKLGYNTILIESGHYPDDYPREISREYTFYSILQGIYHIAISDEFSSYLPYFDIPNNAKIFYDVIHKYTDNENNKAYQYVDKIVDNNLVSELNAVEEKDIHGKFGHNEIVFEDNIV; encoded by the coding sequence GTGAATATTTTATCACCCGAAATTTTAAAGTCCATTTTTAAAGCACAAAAAGAAACTGAACTTTTTGGCAAATGGATTACATTTAAAGACATTGAAAAATTATTAAAAAAACACCTTGCTGTTTTTAAGATTCATGAATTAGGATTTTCTGAACAAGAAAGACCAATTTATACCTTACAAATTGGTACTGGTAAAAAGAAGATTTTGTTGTGGTCGCAAATGCATGGAAACGAAAGTACAGGTACAAAAGCACTTTTTGATCTGTTTAATTATTTCTCTACTACTTCTGATGAGATTCTAGAAACCATATTAAAAGAGTGTACGTTATTATTTATTCCGATGTTAAATCCTGATGGAGCACAAGCATACACCAGAATAAATGCCAATGAAATTGATTTAAACAGAGATGCTGTAGATCGAATTGCAAAAGAAAGTAAGTTGTTAAGAAATACTTTAGAACAATTTAATCCGCAATTTTGTTTCAATTTACACGATCAAAGAACCATTTTCGGAGTAGAAGGTACTAAAAATCCGGCAACGATTTCATTTTTAGCACCATCAGAAGAAGAAACAAGAGCAATTACAGAAGGTAGAAAAGAAACTATGAATGTTATTGTTGCTATGAATTTGATGTTGCAACAGATGATTCCTAATTTTGTAGGTAGATATACAGATGAATTTTACCCAACAGCCACTGGAGACAACTTTCAAAAATTAGGTTACAATACAATTTTAATTGAATCTGGACATTACCCAGATGATTATCCAAGAGAAATTTCTAGAGAATATACTTTTTACTCAATTTTACAAGGAATTTATCACATCGCAATTTCTGATGAATTTTCTAGTTATTTACCTTATTTTGATATTCCGAATAATGCTAAAATATTTTATGATGTAATTCATAAATATACTGATAATGAGAATAATAAAGCCTATCAATACGTAGATAAAATAGTAGATAATAATTTAGTTTCTGAATTAAATGCTGTAGAAGAAAAGGATATACATGGTAAATTCGGACATAACGAAATCGTTTTCGAGGATAATATTGTTTAA
- a CDS encoding Lrp/AsnC family transcriptional regulator has protein sequence MKKFILDEIDHQILDILIENARTPFTDIAKQLLVSAGTIHVRVKKMEDEGIIQGSTLTLNYEKMGYSFIAHVGVYLEKTSMTQSVIENLRKIPNVTVAYVTAGKYNIFCKVRAKGTNDAKDIIYQIDDVPGVNRTETMIALEESINDKKRMMHAIFAEL, from the coding sequence ATGAAAAAATTTATCTTAGACGAAATTGATCATCAAATTTTAGATATTTTAATAGAAAATGCAAGAACACCTTTTACAGACATTGCAAAACAATTATTAGTATCTGCAGGTACAATTCACGTACGTGTTAAAAAAATGGAAGATGAAGGTATTATTCAAGGTTCTACCTTAACATTAAACTACGAGAAGATGGGCTATTCTTTTATTGCTCATGTAGGTGTTTACTTAGAAAAAACGTCTATGACTCAGAGTGTTATTGAAAACTTAAGAAAAATACCAAACGTAACTGTAGCTTATGTAACTGCTGGCAAATACAATATCTTTTGTAAAGTAAGAGCGAAAGGCACTAACGATGCAAAAGACATTATTTATCAAATTGATGATGTTCCTGGTGTAAACAGAACAGAAACAATGATTGCTTTAGAAGAAAGCATCAATGATAAAAAACGTATGATGCACGCAATTTTTGCTGAGTTATAA
- a CDS encoding alpha-ketoacid dehydrogenase subunit alpha/beta encodes MPINIDYSLNSSFNDATLLHLYKCLLKPRFIEEKMLILLRQGKISKWFSGIGQEAISIGVTLALEKDEYILPMHRNLGVFTTRGIPLYRLFSQWQGKANGFTKGRDRSFHFGTQEYNIVGMISHLGPQLGVADGIALANKLKNNNKICAVFTGEGGTSEGDFHEALNVASVWSLPVLFCVENNGYGLSTPNSEQFNCNNIADKGIGYGMESHIIDGNNVLEVYSKVNELAKSVRKNPRPILIEFKTFRIRGHEEASGTKYVPEDVLEFWRAKDPITNFEAFLKNKGVLSAIIEQQYKEEITAEIHEHLQIAFNEEKIIPNLETELKDVFKPLDYQEIKPSSNKKNIRFVDAISDGLKLSMENHKDLVIMGQDVAEYGGVFKITDGFVAKFGKERIRNTPICESVIISAAYGLSVNGVKSIVEMQFADFVSSGFNPIVNLLAKSHYRWSEKADIVVRMPCGAGVGAGPFHSQTNEAWFTKTPGLKVIYPAFPEDAKGLLISAINDPNPVLFFEHKALYRSVYQDVSEDYFTTEIGKANLLKTGIHLTIISYGAAIHWVLEALENLSNIYADIIDLRTLQPLDIDTIFTSVRKTGKAIIVQEDSLFGGIASEISALIQEHCFEFLDAPVQRVASIDTPIPFQSDLEQQYLSKNKLRERIQSLHQY; translated from the coding sequence ATGCCTATAAATATTGATTATTCTTTAAATTCAAGCTTTAATGATGCTACTTTATTGCATTTATACAAATGTTTACTAAAACCTCGTTTCATTGAAGAAAAGATGCTTATTCTTTTGCGTCAAGGTAAAATATCGAAATGGTTTTCTGGTATTGGGCAAGAAGCAATTTCTATTGGTGTAACTCTAGCTTTAGAAAAAGACGAATATATTTTGCCAATGCACAGAAATTTAGGTGTTTTTACAACTAGAGGCATCCCTTTATATCGATTATTTTCTCAGTGGCAAGGAAAAGCAAACGGATTTACAAAAGGTAGAGATAGAAGTTTTCATTTTGGTACGCAAGAATACAATATTGTTGGTATGATTTCTCATTTAGGACCGCAATTGGGAGTTGCAGACGGAATTGCATTGGCCAACAAATTAAAAAATAACAATAAAATTTGTGCTGTTTTTACAGGTGAAGGAGGTACAAGTGAGGGCGATTTTCATGAGGCTTTAAATGTAGCTTCAGTTTGGAGTTTACCTGTTTTATTTTGTGTAGAAAATAATGGTTATGGCTTATCTACACCCAACTCAGAACAATTTAATTGTAATAATATTGCTGATAAAGGCATTGGTTATGGAATGGAAAGTCATATCATTGATGGCAATAATGTCTTAGAAGTTTATTCTAAAGTTAATGAACTTGCTAAAAGTGTTCGTAAAAATCCTAGACCAATTTTAATTGAATTCAAAACTTTTAGAATTCGTGGTCATGAAGAAGCGAGTGGTACTAAATATGTTCCTGAAGATGTTTTGGAGTTTTGGAGAGCAAAAGATCCAATTACTAATTTTGAAGCTTTTTTAAAAAATAAAGGAGTTTTATCTGCAATTATAGAACAACAATATAAAGAAGAAATTACTGCAGAAATTCATGAGCATTTGCAAATTGCTTTTAATGAAGAAAAAATAATTCCGAATTTAGAAACAGAACTAAAAGATGTTTTTAAACCTTTAGATTATCAAGAAATAAAACCATCATCAAACAAAAAAAATATTCGTTTTGTTGATGCAATTTCTGACGGATTAAAATTATCAATGGAAAATCACAAGGATTTGGTAATTATGGGTCAAGATGTTGCAGAATATGGTGGAGTTTTTAAAATTACTGATGGTTTTGTAGCAAAATTTGGTAAAGAACGCATTAGAAATACACCAATTTGTGAGTCAGTTATTATAAGTGCTGCCTATGGTTTGTCTGTAAATGGAGTAAAATCAATTGTAGAAATGCAGTTTGCAGATTTTGTTTCTTCTGGTTTTAATCCGATTGTAAATTTGTTAGCAAAATCGCATTATAGATGGTCTGAGAAAGCAGATATTGTAGTTAGAATGCCTTGTGGAGCAGGAGTAGGAGCTGGTCCTTTTCATAGTCAAACCAATGAAGCTTGGTTTACAAAAACACCAGGTTTAAAAGTGATTTATCCTGCATTTCCAGAAGATGCCAAAGGTTTATTAATTAGTGCTATAAATGATCCTAATCCTGTTTTGTTTTTTGAGCACAAAGCATTATATAGATCTGTTTATCAAGATGTTTCTGAAGATTATTTTACTACGGAAATTGGAAAAGCAAATCTTTTAAAAACCGGAATTCATCTTACAATTATCAGTTATGGAGCTGCAATTCATTGGGTTTTAGAAGCATTAGAAAATCTATCAAATATTTATGCTGATATTATTGATTTAAGAACTTTACAACCTTTAGATATTGATACAATTTTTACATCCGTTAGAAAAACAGGAAAAGCAATAATTGTACAAGAAGATTCTCTTTTTGGCGGAATTGCAAGTGAAATATCAGCATTGATTCAAGAGCATTGTTTCGAGTTTTTAGACGCACCTGTTCAACGTGTTGCAAGCATAGATACTCCAATTCCTTTTCAATCAGATTTGGAACAACAATATTTATCAAAAAATAAATTGAGAGAAAGAATACAATCTTTACATCAATATTAA
- a CDS encoding NADP-dependent oxidoreductase — protein sequence MKNKQIIFKKRPVGVPDLDTWQLENNEIPELKEGEVLIQQHYISLDPAMRGWMNDSKSYIPPVAIDDVMRAGSIGTIIKNNGNENFAIGDVVSGWGGVQQFVNTKGDNWYKVDTNLAPMPVYIGTLGMPGMTAYFGITEVGKIKEGDTVLISGAAGAVGSIVGQIAKIKGCTVIGIAGGKEKCDYLINELGFDKAIDYKSENIYTALKEKCSDGVDIYFDNVGGTILDAALTKLKMNARVVLCGAISQYNKKSKIEGPSNYLSLLFTRSTMQGMVVMDYAAKFGEAAQQMGTWMQEGKLKSKEDIYDGIENFQETYNRLFSGDKKGKLILKVIEE from the coding sequence ATGAAAAATAAACAAATTATATTTAAAAAACGTCCTGTAGGAGTCCCAGATTTAGATACTTGGCAATTAGAAAACAATGAAATTCCTGAATTAAAAGAAGGAGAAGTTTTAATACAGCAACATTATATTTCTTTAGACCCTGCAATGCGTGGTTGGATGAACGATTCTAAATCTTACATTCCTCCAGTTGCTATAGATGATGTTATGAGAGCTGGTTCTATTGGTACAATTATCAAAAATAATGGAAATGAGAACTTTGCTATTGGAGATGTAGTTTCTGGTTGGGGAGGCGTACAGCAATTTGTAAATACGAAAGGTGATAATTGGTATAAAGTTGATACAAATTTAGCGCCAATGCCTGTGTATATTGGTACTTTAGGTATGCCAGGAATGACAGCTTATTTTGGAATTACAGAAGTTGGTAAAATTAAAGAAGGAGATACAGTTTTAATTTCTGGAGCTGCAGGTGCTGTTGGTAGTATTGTTGGGCAAATTGCTAAAATTAAAGGCTGTACAGTAATTGGTATTGCTGGTGGAAAAGAAAAATGTGATTATCTAATAAACGAATTAGGCTTTGATAAAGCCATAGACTACAAATCTGAAAATATTTATACTGCTTTAAAAGAAAAGTGTTCTGATGGTGTAGATATTTATTTTGATAATGTTGGAGGTACAATTTTAGATGCTGCTTTAACAAAATTAAAAATGAATGCAAGAGTGGTTTTATGTGGTGCAATTTCGCAGTACAATAAGAAATCTAAAATTGAAGGACCAAGCAATTATCTATCATTATTATTTACAAGATCTACAATGCAAGGAATGGTTGTTATGGATTATGCTGCTAAATTTGGTGAAGCTGCCCAACAAATGGGAACTTGGATGCAAGAAGGTAAATTAAAATCGAAAGAAGATATTTACGATGGCATTGAAAATTTTCAAGAAACATACAATAGATTATTTTCTGGTGATAAAAAAGGGAAATTAATTTTAAAAGTAATAGAAGAATAG
- a CDS encoding CPXCG motif-containing cysteine-rich protein: MVEHFFQCPYCWEEISMLLDTSVQQQTYIEDCEVCCNPIEITPSFDNDELIAFDAQSIEQ; this comes from the coding sequence ATAGTGGAACATTTTTTTCAATGCCCTTATTGTTGGGAAGAAATTTCAATGCTATTAGATACTAGTGTTCAGCAACAAACCTACATAGAAGATTGTGAGGTTTGTTGCAACCCAATTGAAATAACACCAAGTTTTGATAATGACGAGTTGATTGCTTTTGATGCGCAATCTATAGAGCAGTAG
- a CDS encoding pseudouridine synthase, with the protein MSLDIIFEDDYLLCVSKPNNVLVHHAYHSRNVADEDSLLQIIKNETDLKVYPIHRLDRKTSGIILLAKEKEYVSKFQELFTNNQIQKTYFGVVRGFSPDVKTIDSSVKGRDANVHKDALTALKTLANITLNIPVKPYDSSRYSLVQLSPKTGRMHQLRVHMNKISHPLIGDAKYGDKNHDTMYADNFGWKNLFLHAGKLEFTHPFTSEKQSLKANFPEDWLALFSEFKWKNPLN; encoded by the coding sequence ATGAGTTTAGATATTATTTTTGAAGATGATTATTTACTTTGTGTAAGTAAACCAAATAACGTTTTAGTGCATCACGCTTATCATTCTAGAAATGTTGCTGATGAAGATTCTTTACTGCAAATCATAAAAAATGAAACGGATTTAAAAGTATACCCTATTCATCGATTAGATCGTAAAACATCAGGAATTATTCTCTTGGCAAAAGAAAAGGAATATGTGTCTAAATTTCAAGAATTGTTTACCAATAACCAGATTCAAAAAACCTATTTTGGTGTAGTTCGTGGTTTTTCTCCGGATGTAAAAACAATAGATTCATCTGTAAAAGGTAGAGATGCCAACGTACATAAAGATGCCTTAACAGCCTTAAAAACTTTAGCGAACATCACTTTAAACATCCCAGTAAAACCTTATGATTCTTCACGTTATAGTTTAGTACAATTATCGCCTAAAACAGGGAGAATGCATCAATTAAGAGTTCATATGAACAAAATCAGTCACCCATTAATTGGTGATGCAAAATACGGTGATAAAAATCACGATACCATGTATGCTGATAACTTTGGTTGGAAAAACTTGTTTTTACACGCAGGTAAATTAGAATTTACACATCCGTTTACATCAGAAAAACAAAGTCTAAAAGCAAATTTCCCAGAAGATTGGCTTGCTTTATTTAGTGAGTTTAAGTGGAAAAATCCCTTAAATTAA
- a CDS encoding DUF4251 domain-containing protein — translation MKPKLYVLLFFLSMLFVACKSTVTLLELEALQKMVSNNHFEFVAHSANPMPMANVSGLQNLLPVGSNMANINLIGNDNYFSVRNDSLFFELPYYGVRQIGGGYGSEVGLKFKGIPEKTSTIFNAKKNQYSLKYMVKTKDENLNINMILFVNNKATLSVNSSHRSNINYNGTWTALEDSK, via the coding sequence ATGAAGCCTAAGTTGTACGTTTTATTATTTTTTTTATCAATGTTATTTGTAGCTTGTAAAAGTACAGTTACATTGCTAGAGTTAGAAGCTTTACAAAAAATGGTTTCGAATAATCATTTTGAGTTTGTTGCCCATTCTGCAAATCCAATGCCAATGGCTAATGTTAGCGGTTTACAGAATTTATTACCTGTGGGTAGTAATATGGCAAATATTAATTTAATTGGTAATGACAATTATTTTAGCGTACGAAACGATTCTTTATTTTTTGAGTTACCTTATTATGGCGTAAGACAAATAGGAGGTGGTTATGGATCTGAAGTAGGATTAAAATTTAAAGGCATACCCGAAAAAACATCAACTATTTTTAATGCAAAGAAAAACCAGTATTCTTTAAAGTATATGGTAAAAACGAAAGATGAAAACCTAAATATTAATATGATCTTATTTGTAAATAACAAAGCTACTTTGAGTGTAAACAGCAGCCATAGAAGTAATATTAATTACAATGGTACATGGACAGCATTAGAGGATTCTAAATAG
- a CDS encoding multidrug effflux MFS transporter: MAMKQKSELEFIIIMASLMSLVALSIDALLPAIENISTSLNVVDQHNNQLLITMIFLGLGVGQLISGPLSDSFGRKPVIYIGFIIFALASLICIFSTSLEMMIFGRILQGMGLSAPRTISIAMVRDRFSGNYMAKVMSFVVALFILVPVVAPAIGKILLDAYGWKAIFYSQLLLGTFFMIWFWKRQPETLKPENKKKFKFTLFIEGSKAFLKEKDAVIFTIFSGFITGSFMVYLSASQQIFENQYGLKEEFPFIFAGLAFGIGLSTFLNGTLVVKFGMLKLVKVFALVFTIIPLMYTVLFYGEPNPSVYILIVFFWFQFFSLGFLFGNTRALAMNNIGHIAGIGAALNGFVSTIMAVPIATFIGSYISTSALPLFLGFLVCGTISLILIQYLEISKRKTLQ; the protein is encoded by the coding sequence ATGGCAATGAAGCAAAAATCAGAATTAGAGTTTATTATTATCATGGCATCTTTAATGTCTTTGGTGGCATTGTCTATAGATGCACTATTGCCGGCAATAGAAAATATTAGCACTTCTTTAAATGTAGTAGATCAGCATAACAACCAATTGTTAATCACAATGATTTTCTTAGGCTTAGGTGTTGGTCAACTTATTTCTGGGCCTTTATCAGATAGTTTTGGTAGAAAACCCGTAATCTATATAGGTTTTATCATTTTTGCTTTGGCCAGTTTAATTTGCATTTTCTCCACAAGTCTAGAAATGATGATTTTTGGAAGAATCCTACAAGGTATGGGTCTTTCTGCTCCTAGAACCATTAGTATTGCTATGGTTAGAGATCGTTTTAGTGGTAATTATATGGCTAAAGTAATGTCTTTTGTAGTAGCTTTATTTATTCTAGTTCCTGTAGTTGCGCCTGCTATTGGTAAAATATTATTAGATGCTTATGGCTGGAAAGCCATTTTTTATAGTCAGTTATTATTGGGTACTTTTTTTATGATTTGGTTCTGGAAAAGACAACCAGAAACCTTAAAACCAGAAAATAAAAAGAAGTTTAAATTCACGTTGTTTATAGAAGGTAGTAAAGCGTTTTTAAAAGAAAAAGATGCTGTTATTTTTACTATTTTCTCTGGCTTTATTACAGGTTCTTTTATGGTCTATTTAAGTGCTAGTCAACAAATCTTTGAAAATCAGTATGGCTTAAAAGAAGAGTTTCCTTTTATTTTTGCGGGTTTAGCTTTTGGTATTGGACTCTCTACTTTCTTAAACGGAACTTTAGTAGTAAAATTCGGAATGTTAAAGTTAGTAAAGGTGTTTGCCTTAGTTTTTACTATAATTCCTTTAATGTACACAGTATTATTTTATGGAGAACCAAATCCAAGTGTTTACATTTTAATTGTCTTTTTCTGGTTTCAGTTTTTCTCTTTAGGGTTTTTGTTTGGGAATACTAGAGCATTAGCAATGAACAATATTGGACATATTGCAGGAATTGGAGCTGCGTTAAACGGATTTGTGTCTACAATTATGGCTGTGCCTATCGCAACATTTATTGGTAGTTATATAAGTACTTCTGCTCTACCTCTATTTTTAGGTTTTCTAGTATGTGGTACAATTTCTTTGATTTTAATTCAGTATTTAGAAATTTCGAAGAGAAAAACCTTACAGTAA
- a CDS encoding DUF805 domain-containing protein, which yields MNWYLKVLSEYANFKGRARRKEYWMFYLMHIIIVGVLSFVLIFISGGLDSTEEPSNLGLTIIGLYILATLVPTIAVTVRRLHDTNRSGWWYLITIIPYIGKFVLLIFTCMESYNGVNKWGENPKGIGNDTLINQIGTE from the coding sequence ATGAATTGGTATCTAAAAGTATTATCAGAATACGCAAATTTTAAAGGCAGAGCTAGACGTAAAGAATATTGGATGTTCTATTTAATGCACATCATAATTGTGGGGGTATTATCCTTTGTGTTAATTTTTATATCTGGCGGATTAGACAGTACAGAAGAACCAAGTAATTTAGGTTTAACAATAATTGGTTTATACATTTTAGCAACTTTAGTACCCACAATAGCGGTTACTGTAAGACGTTTACACGATACCAACAGAAGTGGTTGGTGGTATTTAATTACAATAATACCTTATATAGGTAAATTTGTATTACTTATTTTTACTTGTATGGAAAGTTATAATGGGGTGAACAAATGGGGCGAAAACCCAAAAGGTATTGGTAATGATACTTTAATCAATCAAATCGGTACAGAATAG
- a CDS encoding DUF805 domain-containing protein, with amino-acid sequence MNWYVKVLKQYADFKGRARRKEYWMFVLINAIISIIMMVLDNLLGTTYGPLNEDGYFETIYSIATLVPSLAVSARRMHDVGKSGWYMLIPIYNLILFCTDGDEEPNKWGENPKHDSHELMINQIGKE; translated from the coding sequence ATGAATTGGTATGTAAAAGTATTAAAACAATACGCAGATTTTAAAGGCAGAGCAAGACGAAAAGAATATTGGATGTTTGTATTAATTAATGCAATCATTTCAATTATAATGATGGTTTTAGATAATCTATTAGGTACAACTTATGGACCTTTAAATGAAGATGGATATTTTGAGACTATTTACAGTATTGCTACATTAGTACCCTCTTTGGCTGTAAGTGCTAGAAGAATGCATGATGTTGGTAAAAGTGGTTGGTATATGTTAATACCAATCTATAACTTGATTCTTTTTTGTACAGATGGTGATGAAGAACCAAACAAATGGGGAGAAAATCCTAAACACGATAGCCACGAATTAATGATCAATCAAATAGGAAAAGAATAA